The DNA window GCCCACAGCTATGGATAAAACAAATAAACCGATTGCCGCTGGATGCGTTTCTTCATAAACAAATGATGTGATAATCCCAATTACTAAAAAAACAAAGGATATAACTGTCACGACATTTTCTTTTCGTTTATAAAAAGGAACCTTTTCTTCTTTTCGTTGTTTGACAGGCGCTACTTTAATACCATCAAATGCTCCCGCTTTTTCAATATCATCAATAGTTACATTACCAATGACCGCAACTTTAGATGCACCAAAGTTAACAATTGCATCCTCTACATCAGGGAGACTTTTAATATTGTTTTCAAATTTCATTGCGCAATTGGCACATGAAAGATTTTCTAAGCGATATTCTTTTTTAACTGTGTTCTCCACTTTCCTCACCCTTTTCTACCGCATGTTCATATGCGATTTTAACTAACTCATTGACGTGATGGTCTGCTAATGAATAATAAACTAATTTTCCTTTGCGTCGAGATTTCGCGAGAGATAACTCTCGAAGAAATCGTAAATGATGGGATGCTGTTGCTGTAGAAGAACCAATTACTTCACTCACATCACATACACAAAGCTCTTCTTCTATTGTTAGTGCATACGCTATTTTTAATCTTGTTTCATCTGCTAATGCCTTAAAAATTTGCGCAACCTTTGTAACATCTGGCAATTGTTTTTTTATTGATTGCACCACTTCTTCATGCACTATCGTTACTTCACAAGTTACTTCACACATATCTTTCGCTTGCATTTTTCCACCTCATTCAAATGGTCGTTTGATTGTTAAAGTTATTATATGTTCAAACTATTCAAAATGCAACTACATTCAAACAAATATTTGAATGTTTTTATGTTTATGTGAGGAGCCAACCGATTATGTGGGTGAACCATCGGATTAATTTGTATAGCCATCCGATTATTTAGCAGAAGCAACCGACTTTCCGGTCAAACCATCCAATTTTACACAAAAGGGACCACTTCTTCTTAAAGTGGCCGCTCAATTAATACTTATTCTGCTTTTATTTCTTGATCGTAATACTAGTTAGACTTATTTCCATATCGCATAAAAAAAAAGACCTCCGAATATATATATTCAGAAGTCCACTTGTATATTATTCTTTGTTCTCGCCAACAATTTTCACTTCTAGTTCTAGATCAATATCGAAGTTTTCTTTAACCGTTTTTTTAACCATTTCAATGGTACTGATATAATCAGTAGCAGTAGCATTGTTTTTATTGATAATAAAACCTGCATGCTTCGTCGAAACTTCTGCTCCACCAAAGCCTTTTCCTTGTAAGCCGCTATCTTGAATCAGTTTGCCAGCAAAATAACCCGGTGGTCGTTTAAATACACTACCTGCAGAAGGATATTCTAGCGGTTGCTTGGATTCTCGTTGGAATGTTAAGTCTGCAACTTTAGCATCAATTTCTTCTTGCTTACCTTTTTGAAGCTCAAACTCAGCAGACAATACATAGTAACCTTTTTTTGTAATGATACTTTTTCGGTAACCAAGCTCTAACTCTTCTTTTGAAAGAATGAGCTTTTCACCACTTTGTGTAAGCACAGTACATTGCAGAATGACATCTTGCACTTCTCCACCGTATGCTCCAGCATTCATTGCCATAGCACCACCGACAGATCCAGGAATACCACAAGCAAATTCTAAACCTGATAGCGTTTCCTTCGCTACTGCTCTCGAAACGTCGATAATATCGGATCCACTTTCAGCGATTACTCTATTTCCTACTATCTTAATTTTATTCAACTTTTCTAAGCAAAGAACAATACCACGAACACCACCATCTCGAACGACCATATTAGAGCCATTCCCAAGTAGTAATAAAGGAATTTTATTTTCATACGCATATTGAACAACGAATGCTACTTGCTCTTCTGTTTCCGGTGTGACAAATAAATCTGCAATTCCACCCATGCGTGTCATTGTATGCAAGTGTAGTGCTTCATCTATTTTTACATTCTGAGGATCTAACTGTGTAATTAAATCTTGAAACCATTTTTGTATACTCAAAAGAAGACAATCCTTTCTCAATCAAATACGCCTTGACGTATTTACGCCCTGATTTTGTATCGTGCTGGCACGATTTACTCCCCTACAAAATCTGTGGCATTCGCCGGAGGCTTTAAGCTTATTCAGCGGGCGGCTGTACACTACATTGTATTCTGCGGATCATGATCCTTCCTCACCCCACTTGTAGAAATGGGAGACTGCTGAATAAGATTAACCTTACACCCTTACATAGTATGCTTTCTCCCACCTAAATTTTCAAGTGAAATTATTACAACCATTCTTTAGACCAAGATTCAATTTCACCAACTACATCTTTTAGCGCAAGACCTTTGTCAGTTAAGTTATATTCGACCCGTACCGGGACCTCTGAAAAGACGGTTCTTTCTACTATACCTTCTTTTTCAAGCTCTTTTAAACGTTCAGAAAGTAATCGACCACTAATAGGAAGTGAAGACTCAATTTCATTAAATCGTTTTGCTCCTTCTATTAATTGATAAACAATCAATGCTGTCCATCTTTTCCCAAGTAATTCCATCGCCTTCGATAAACGTGGACATAATAACGTTTCCTTCATCTGATTCACCTCTATTTGTCACGATTATACTCCTTATTTTTTTTTTTGTAAAATGAAAGTAATTAAATTACTTGACGTAAGCATACTATTATTCTATAGTAACTTACATAAAGTAACTATAAGATTCAAATGAAACGTTTTTATTTTGAAATAAAACATCTTGATTTCAAAATAATTATGTTTTATACTAAAAAAAACAAAAC is part of the Psychrobacillus sp. FSL H8-0483 genome and encodes:
- a CDS encoding metalloregulator ArsR/SmtB family transcription factor, translating into MQAKDMCEVTCEVTIVHEEVVQSIKKQLPDVTKVAQIFKALADETRLKIAYALTIEEELCVCDVSEVIGSSTATASHHLRFLRELSLAKSRRKGKLVYYSLADHHVNELVKIAYEHAVEKGEESGEHS
- a CDS encoding winged helix-turn-helix transcriptional regulator, producing the protein MKETLLCPRLSKAMELLGKRWTALIVYQLIEGAKRFNEIESSLPISGRLLSERLKELEKEGIVERTVFSEVPVRVEYNLTDKGLALKDVVGEIESWSKEWL
- the murB gene encoding UDP-N-acetylmuramate dehydrogenase, encoding MSIQKWFQDLITQLDPQNVKIDEALHLHTMTRMGGIADLFVTPETEEQVAFVVQYAYENKIPLLLLGNGSNMVVRDGGVRGIVLCLEKLNKIKIVGNRVIAESGSDIIDVSRAVAKETLSGLEFACGIPGSVGGAMAMNAGAYGGEVQDVILQCTVLTQSGEKLILSKEELELGYRKSIITKKGYYVLSAEFELQKGKQEEIDAKVADLTFQRESKQPLEYPSAGSVFKRPPGYFAGKLIQDSGLQGKGFGGAEVSTKHAGFIINKNNATATDYISTIEMVKKTVKENFDIDLELEVKIVGENKE